GGTAGGAtgcatttcatttttctttatagaTGTTCAATGAGTAAATGGCTTCGACACCAGTGTATATGTTTCTATGCATGGTTGGGAAATGTCTTGTAATCACAGGAGCTGACTTGCCTAGTACTTgtacaactctaaacttttttggttatgttttaGGTGCCCATCATTTAGATCTGCGTGCTGCAACTGCTGAAGATCCTGATTGGCTTCTGGATCAAAGGTCAAGTGAGATTAAACTGATCAGAGGCTGGTTGGATGAACACTATGATGAAAAGAAGGCAGTTTCCGCGtatagataattattttcttcatcAGGAAACTGCCGAATTAACTTGCCCTTCCTAACATCAGAAATATTCTAGTTCTACAAATCCCTTGTTGTTTTTTGTCATTGTAAATATTGCATTTAACTTTTATGGGATAAGTCACCAGTTGCAGTGCACATATTGAACTGTAGTGACATGATCACTTGTGGTATTTCTTGTACTCAACTATTTAAGGTAATTTATGGACGTGTTACAGACGAAACATTTTCTTTCCTACTTCTAGCACCAATTACACATCTGCAAGAAAAGTTTAGGAATTTGAAGACTTGACTCTGTCTAGTACTCCTTCAAGCATCATTTCCTTTTATGTTTTACTGATGGAAGAAGTACTGAGTAGTGAGTAGTTCATTAATAAAAGCCAACTACTCCCTAGTAAAGGTTATTTTGAGTGTCATTTGTTAgtctaatgaaattatttagCTTCCGTAAGGCAGCAatgctaattaattaatgtttttcaaTTAAACGTTTTGGATCAATTCTTTTTGCAAGAAACACATGTTTGGCAGCAAATCATGCATGTTATTTTTAGCCAacgtataaatataattatccCAGTCCAACAGGCAACAAtagttatttattattgatttgataCAAAAACTAGAAACAATAAATAACCAAGTCATATTTATTAAAGTCGatcatttttaaatattgaaaagtgaatagtaatatttaataaggataaaacaaatataaaatggTGAATTATTCATCGATTTTATAAACTGGCAAAACATTATTAGACAtgataaaatagtataatgAACCAGTAAAGATGGGAAAAAGAATAGTACATTATTAAATGACATCAGGTTGAACTATATTCtaaaatgtaattataattttgaatgCTTATAAACTTAACGATGCATTGCGATGGTAGTATATTTATAGgtgaatttcattaatttaaaattatggtAAATTAATCCTCACTAATCTGAATGAGAGGCTTTGCCAGCTAAGGTTCCATTGACTAGgttttttaatagaaattgtAAAACCTAAATTACTTTCTAtccatattattaatataattatatagatCCCATATTATAAAATAGTACTAGTATATTATAAAATGGCATCAGGTCAAACTATAATTTTGGtgtaattataaaattcaatatttactcTTAAATGTAATTGTAATTGAATGTTTATAAACTTAAACGCATACACAATGGTTAAAGTTAAGGATTTGAAgtgtatttttttctcaatgaaaccacaaatttttatttgatcacaatttctctttttactattattattgattatagGATTGTAAGTTCTTAAGTTTACCATTTAAATGAATTTGAATTTCAGTTAGattttgaaaaagttaaaaggtaattgcaatttttttcctttattagcTAAAGTAAatcattaaaagttttaaaaaacaCAGATCGATGCAATATTCACACTTCCGTTAATCACCTCATTCACTTGGTTGACTTTGGGGTATTAGATTTAATAATCCCTTTGGAATATAAAAGTATGGAAGCTTATATACTTGATAATGACTTTAATTTACAATATTAGACAgtataaagaaatttttatttaccaaaaatatttataggtAAAATTCATTAATGTTAAATAGACAATTTACCCTCTCACTAATCTGGAAAATAGACGTTGCCAGCTAAGGTTCTATTTGTCAAACCAAAAAAATCTAAAGCAatcaaagttttaaatttcaaaattagcTGCTTATAAAGGTAAAAAATACGATTTCCTTTTAACTACTCAGCGATACCATAAAAAACGCCGTCGTTTTGAACTGGGGTTAGCTTATCACTGAAGCTAAAATAAACCCAGTACAATTTTCAAGAGAGTTCAAATTGATTCCAACTCGTCAAACGGTGGAGTAGCCAGGCCAAGTTCACTTTTTTTTACAAgtagaaagagaaaaaatcaGAGCCAACAAAGCAAAGAAGTGAgtgaaaagagagagaaaggcAAAGAAGAAAGCACAAAAAGTTTTGTGTGGAGTCCACCATTATACCTTCATTGTTCTTGGGAAGGGataattaactcaagaaaactCAAGAAATTGATCAATTTCTCAAGAAAAAagttgattttgtttttgtaaaCTTGTCAGTTGTGTGGTGAAATCAAGAATGGCGAGTCCTGGGTCAGGGAGATTGGCTTTGACTCCGGTGAATCCGACCCCTATTTCTGGTTTGGGTAGGGTTTCGAAAACCCCTTTGACAGATGAAGTCATATGGAAGCGACTCCGTGAAGCTGGATTTGATGAGGACTCTATTAAACGTAGAGATAAAGCAGCTCTTATTGCCTATATAGCCAAACTCGAAACTGAGGTCTGTTCACTTTGATTGGTTAATTATGTACCTTCCCTTTTTGGGGGGTCGATTTTGCACTCATTCTTTTTGTTCAGTTCTTAGTAGACGCCACAAGGGAAAATACTTAGCTTTTAAGACTGATGTTTCTTTGTTCATGCGGCTTTAACGTTGGCGTGTGTTTGATATAGCAAAATATGTTCTCCTGGAAGTATTTCATTACCTTGAATTGTAGAAAATGGAATAGTTTTTCACGGATAACATTGTTTATGTAAACCATCTTCTTCCATACTGAATGTACCTATAGTTTGATTTGCCCAAGTTCCCTTCTTGTAATGTTCTCTTTGCccctttaaatattaatttgactGAACAGATGGACCAATCCTAAAAAGGCTTCTACTGTCTGTTTTTGTCTTCATTGCACCTGAATGTTTTCTATTTATGTGCTAACTTGGTTTATGATTGCATGTCTATTCTGGATGTAGCTGTATGACCATCAATATCAGATGGGGCTTCTCATCCTGGAAAGGAAAGAGTGGGTTTCCAAGAATGAGCAATTTAAAGCAGCTTCTGAGTCGGCTGAACTCTTGTACAAGCGTGAACAAGCTGCACGCCTTTCTGATATGGCTGAAGCTAAGAAACTTGAAGCTAATCTGAAGAAAGCTCTtggaattgagaaagaatgtgtTGCAAACGTATGATTACTCTGCTTATTTGTTTTTCCACTTTCTTTCATTATCTTGCTGACATGTTGTGTCAACAGATTGAGAAAGCGTTGCATGAGATGCGAGCAGAATGTGCTGAAGCAAAAGTTGCCTCTGAGAATAAATTGGCTGAAGCACAGAGCATGATGGAGGATGCTCAAAAGAAGTACACTGATGTGGAGGAAAAGTTGCGTAAAGCAGAATCTTTGGAAGCAGAAGCCAGCCTCTTTCATCGTACCGCAGAAAGAAAATTACGTGAAGTTGAGTCACGAGAAGATGATCTTAGGAGACAGACATTATTATTCAAGTCAGAGTATGTACTTGTAGCTTATTTCAAGGATGTTTTTCTGTTTGTAGTGTAGTTTGATGGGTGCTGAACTCATGTTTCCATAGTAGTTAGGTTGTCAAAGGACCATTCAGGTTCACCTGCTTGCATGTGTTGTACCTTGTCCACTAAGATGCTAGTCACTTTGAGCTCATCAGGACTTTGATTCCATGGCAAAGGTGTACAATCCGGGATGTCTGGTTGACTCACGTCACGGATTTGAGTCCTGCTATCAATCAAGTCTGTTTTTAAGTGGAAATGAGTAGAGGAACGGGTCTATTATTCTTAGATTTTGAACATTAGAATGCGGATGTCACTATTGTCAGGAAAGAAAAAAGGTTCTATCCTCCTTGAAGTAAGATTTTCAGGATCCACTGCAGTATGAATTTTGGGAATTCTGGTTAGAAGAAAATCATGGATGTTTCACCAGGATAATAGTTAATCTTTCTCTTCTGTACAATGTAGGTGTTCATGAATATGTACTTTTGGCATAGAAAGCctgttttaaataattttaactgTGGTCTGGATTTCATGAAAGTAGGGGGTAAGGTCTGTGTGCATCCAACCCTCctcagaccccacttgtggggtTATaatgggtatgttgttgttgactGGATTTCATTGATGAGTCGCTTAAATCAAAGGAATGAAATTCATATATGTTTGggtgtactttttttttttttttggatatggTTACTTTCTTAACCCACTTGGGACTAATTTTATTACTTATAATGGAATTTCTTATCCTAAAAAGAGGGATTATGCATTCATGTTTATTGACACTTAGAGATGagtaattatatgaattttCCACACCAAAGGATCAATTTTGTTGTTCCTCTAAACTAACTGAAGAATGATCATATGTTTAGGTAGTGTAGGTATGAATGAAGATATCCTCTCTGGAGGCACTTGTGATTTTAATATCCTCATGCACATGATTAAGTTGCTTTCTTTTGATCTGTCAGGTGTGAAGCTAAAGAGAAAGAGATCCAACTGGAGAGACAATCTTTGTCTGAAAGGCAGAAAACTCTACAGCGGTCTCAAGAAGAGTTACTTGATGGTCAGGCTTTGCTCAATAAGAGAGAAGAATTTATATTTAGCAGATCTCAAGAACTGAACAGACGTGAGAAAGACATAGAAGATGAAAAATCTAACTTCGAGAATGACATCAAATCCCTGAATGAGGAAAAGCGCAATCTGGAGGTGAAACTGAAGTCTCTATCAGCAAGAGAAGAAGTGagcctctttcttttttttgtttcataatgtTGTGCTTATTATGCATATGATTCTTTATGATGAAACATATTGAGGAGTTCATTTAAGCAATTGCTGTATATATCATAGGGCATAATCAGAAGGGAACACGAACTTAACGAGAAAGAGGAAGAGCTACTGCTATTACAGGGAAAAATACAAAGCAAGGAGATTGTAAGTTTTGGCACAAGAGAAAACTATGATTTTATCCTTTACTTTTAGATCCCTTTACCTTCTTACTATGGTGAACCATGCAGGATGGAAGTAAGCAGGTTATGGTTAATCAGGAGGCCACATTGGTAACTAAGATATCTTCTATCGAGGCAGAGTTGGAAACAAAACGGAAATTGGTGGAAGATGAGATTCAAACCAAGAGGCGGGCTTGGGAATTGAAAGATATGGATATTAAGTCTCGGGAGGACCTAATTACTGACAAGGAATATGATTTGGAGAGGCAGTCAAGAACCCTAGCTGAGAAGGAGAAAGAGTTGGAAGACAAGGTATATGTGATTcaggaaaaagaaagaaacctCCAAACAGCTGAAAAAGAGGTAGAGTTGCAGAGAACAGTTCTGCAGCAAGAAAGGGAAGGGATCAGCAAAATGAGAAATGATCTTGAGAAGTCTCTGAAAATGCtggatgaaaaaagaaaatgcgTCGACCATGAGGAAGAAAAAGTGGAGGCTATGAAAAATGAAACTCAAGAATTACTGATTCTGGAAACAAGGCTAAAGCTAGAGATTGATATGATTAGAGCGGAGAAGGAAGAAATTGAAAAGGAGGCTGATCGGTTGAAAGCTGAGAAAGCTAAATTTGAGACTGAATGGGAGGTAATCGatgagaaaagagaagagttgCAGAAGGAAGCTGAACGTGTGGCTGAAGAGAAATTGGCCATTTCTAAGATTCTTAAGGATAGCCGTGACAGCCTGAAAGCAGAGAAAAATGCAATTCAAGAAGAACATAAGCAAAATCTGGAGTCACTTTCTCGTGATCGTGAAACCTTCATGTATGAGATTGAGGGTGAACGTGCAGAATGGTTTAACAAAATTCAGAAAGAACGCGAAAACTTTTTGCAGGATGTTGAGATGCAGAAAAAGGAGCTAGAGAACCGCATTGAAGAAAGGCGTGAAGAAATAGAAATTGATCTCAAGGAAAAGGAGAAGGCCTTTGAGGAACATAAGAAAAGAGAACTTCAGGATATTGCATCTCTCAGGGAGACTCTGGAAAAGGAATTGGAACATGTTGGCTTGGAGTTGAACAAACTAGATGCCGAGAGAAAAGAGATCAATTTGGATCGTGAGAGAAGGGATAAGGAGTGGGCAGAGCTAAATAATGCTATTGAAGAACTTAAGGTGCAAAGGCTGAAATTAGAGAAACAAAGGGAATTACTTCATGCTGATAGGAAGGAGATTCTTGCTCAGATTGAGCAGTTGAAGAAATTGGAGGATGTTAAGATTATACCAGATCGTattgccacacccaaaaagtTACATTCTGGTCTACCATCCAATGAAATTGAACCTTCTGCAAAAAGATTTTTGAAGCATGCCTCAGTTCTGGGATCTGGTCTGGATGGGAATGGTAATACTGGTGTTAGTAAAGGTACTTCTTCTATCATGAAAGGTAACGGTAATTCATCTTCTACTCTCTCTACTCCATTCTCGTGGCTTAAGAGATGTGCTGATACATTGCTTGACCGAACACCAAGTAACAAAAGGCGGAGGGAAGATGGGGATTTTATATCTCAATTGACCGAGAATGGTGCCTCCTGGTATTTCTCTGTTTTTTTAACTGACATTTCAAGTAGCACACATTTTTCTGTCATCCCACTTCCCCTTCTATATGTCATTAAATAGAAATTGAATATTCGTTTGTTGACTTCATTTATTTTCTGGTTCTTTCTAGTCCATTATTACCAACGCCAGATGCACCAGATGTTGAACACCTGGAAGTACTACCTAACCAAACTCACATTGCTGCAGAGGAAACCACTGTGTATATTGATAAGATTGTTACAGTTCATGAAGTGACAGAAATCGATGTGAGAAAAGTCACGGAAGGAAGTCCGGTAAGCTCTAATCTCTTTAAAGTTATGTGTTCAAGCTATGCAAGTGTTGCGACGGCTTAATGATGATTTAATATTAGCaacttttgtaattttatttatggaaTATTTCCCTGTTTGCACTGCATTTATTTTCTGCATGTATCCTTATCGTCAGTGTACATGGAATGCAATGATAGATTTCAACTGGGAACCCTCCTAGATAACAGGTCCCCTCTCAATATATAAATGGAGTCCGAAGGGTGGAGTTTTCTTTGGGGCTTGAGAGGGCAAGCCTTATTTTGTCGAATGCACTAAAAGTAGGTGCAGCCTAGTTTGTGTTATCATTCCTTTCTAAAAGTACACTGTTAGCACACCCCTTGGGATGCGGCCCTTTCCCAGAACCTGGTTAGATGCTGGATGCATTGTGTACCAGGCTGCTGCCTTTATATTTCTCATAGAAAGGAACTTTTCCTATGATATCCAATACCTTTTTAATATCCaatatttttcacatatttAAGCACCCATAAAACTCCAACTTGTATGCGCGCAGTCAAATTAGGTCCACTTAAATTGGGAGGGAAGTATGATAAATACACTGCGTTCTTTGGATTGAAGATGCTTAGTTGTATCGGTTTTTGCAACCCCCTCACCCCaatatactctttttttttcatgttatgttCTACACGAATCATAAAAGCATACTTCTGCAGGGGACTCTCTCTGGGGATAGTGGTAGGAAGGTGGGGAACAATGGTAGCTTGGAATCGGATCAAAATGGGAAGCCTGAAGGCCGAGCCCGAAGAACTAGGGCAACAAGGAAGTAGTGAGATTGCCAGAAGTGAGAAGAGTAGCGACTGAGCCTCCAATTTCCTGTTTGTTTCGTCATTTCAAACTTTCAGAACTTCCTACAAGAATTTTCAAGCTAACGACTGATCGTGACTGGTGGCATGCGATGTTTGGTGACCTTGTGAGTACTTCCCAAACATGTAAATGTCTCAGGCTAACTCATACCCTTCAAGTATATTGTAAATGGTATGAATAGGTACTCTTACTAGTTGTGAATGTTTAGTGTTCATCAAAGAGCTTGTGGTTGTAAGTAAAGAGCATATCAAATTGGTTTGTGTTTTTGTCTGCTAATTTCTTCAGCTTATTGTGTTAAATCTAATTTAGGGCTGAAAGATTTTGGTGATTATGTAGGGGAGTGAATTTGAGTTATTTGTGTAAGTTTCTAGACCGAGACGTTCTATTATTCCGTTGACTTATTTCATTCCATGTTTGTAATAGCTTACGAGATTGTTTGGGTATATGCACTTTTTGTCtttcaagtaattttttttttttaactttcaatcattatatttttaattttttccaaacGCCTACTGAAATGTACGATCGTTACTCTTGAAATTTAGGCAAATTTATGGTTCTCATTCTAGGATAACATCTCAAGTTCTTCGATAACATTTATGAATTAACCTAAATGTTAATTTAGACTTCATTTGCAATTTGAGGATAGCGTTGGCGATTCATTCCATTCGCCACTTAACTAGCATAGTGATTGCAGATCTTGTCTGGTTTGATGGGAAGATCTACGGAGACTATAGAGGAGTtaaagagtctaacaataaacTACTTTCCAGTAAGGAACTTGCTCAAGTCAGCTTTTCAAACTTGCTTTTGAGGACAGAAATCTCTGTTTTTCCAGCGTTAATGGTAATATGTAATTACCTTGTTTGTTCGGTTTGGTTGACATGTAATTACATTGTCACCATGTAGATGTTGTAATTGATTGCGTTTAGTTACATTCTCCAATTCGCTGGGGAGGCTGTGAATTACCGgtgattactttttaatttcttccttttattttgttttaattttttttcgtttcaatatattttttatttttattatattttaaattattttttaatatatattcctTCTCATCAGTTGGACGAAGTCGAAATATCAAATTGCTGCACTGAAATGTTTTTTTGGCTTCCACATAATCATGGGCGTGGTAGTGTACGTTCACAATCCAAGTTCAAAGCATATTGTGTTTTGGCACTTCCAGGAACACAAGACTTTACTAGAGTAAATCACCAAATTTGGGGTGAAAACGACTATTTCATAGCTGAAGGATACATATCAAACACAGAGATATAATTGTCATGCATCATGGATGTATGATCAAAGGATAAACTCTGGAGCACAAGAACTTCCAAGTCAAACAGTTTTTCATCAATGGAAAGTACTACCGTTTTGGTTGGAGAGCTCATTTGAGCTCAACAATCCAACCCATCTTATCCTCTGAGAGCCCCATTTGTAGGCTAGTAAGTGCAGAGTATAACTGCTGCGACACAAGACCAACACCATCATTTCCATATGTCACCCTGCACGAACAACTCTCTAATAAGTACTTATATTTCAGCACATAGGGGAACACATATTAGATCCACGCATTCACACAATCAATTACACAGGAATGATGCATTAGTTCATCTTCAACAGCAGggtaaaatcaaatcaaaaataTGTATACCTTCTCCCTTGATGAGTAATGCTACCAACAGGAGATACAACCACGGCAGTTCCCGTACAGAAAACTTCGTCAGCATCAAGCAATTCGTCCACAGACACCTGTCGTTCCTCAACCTACATATTCACATTCTGGCCTCAGAATAGTAGTAATGCTACACAAAAGACCTATTATGTTATACCAACTACAAGGAAAAAAGCAGTGGATATCACTTTCTTTTcccaaattcaattttaatgatAAGGTCAGTGTTATTGTGGTAGGAACCTAATATTCCAAGTGTTTTCAGATTAAATCTTCCAAGGTAGATCTACAATGGTCAAAGGCAAACAGTTCCAAACTCAGTGGAGAATGAGCCCATTCGCTatccttctccacttaaataagaataatccatcaaacatTTTGATACTAATGCAAGtcaaattcttttcttttttttttactgaatGTAGATTTATTGATGTGATGAGAAAAACACAGCATACCAGGTGTCTACAAGAGATGGCGATTCTACTGGCAAACATTGGTCCTCCATGAAGGATATTCAACCATCAACCCTCCTTGGTGAATGTCTCTTCATTCAAATATCCAATCCTCAATATTTCTAATGCTTGTATACCATTCAACCTAACTTGCTTGGGATTGAGGCGTAATTGTAATATTTCTAATCCTTATCCATTTAAATCTTCCCTGACATACATTTCACTGATCTCGGTTGTATTTGGTTTTGATTTAGGAAGCACAATAATGCTTCAGGAGAAATAACAGAGAAGAGAGGAATAGTGATGAGAAGGATGACAAACAGAGATTGAAAAGCAAGGTGACTAAGATGGATCAGGAGAGCGTAG
This window of the Solanum pennellii chromosome 2, SPENNV200 genome carries:
- the LOC107011190 gene encoding protein CROWDED NUCLEI 4, with amino-acid sequence MASPGSGRLALTPVNPTPISGLGRVSKTPLTDEVIWKRLREAGFDEDSIKRRDKAALIAYIAKLETELYDHQYQMGLLILERKEWVSKNEQFKAASESAELLYKREQAARLSDMAEAKKLEANLKKALGIEKECVANIEKALHEMRAECAEAKVASENKLAEAQSMMEDAQKKYTDVEEKLRKAESLEAEASLFHRTAERKLREVESREDDLRRQTLLFKSECEAKEKEIQLERQSLSERQKTLQRSQEELLDGQALLNKREEFIFSRSQELNRREKDIEDEKSNFENDIKSLNEEKRNLEVKLKSLSAREEGIIRREHELNEKEEELLLLQGKIQSKEIDGSKQVMVNQEATLVTKISSIEAELETKRKLVEDEIQTKRRAWELKDMDIKSREDLITDKEYDLERQSRTLAEKEKELEDKVYVIQEKERNLQTAEKEVELQRTVLQQEREGISKMRNDLEKSLKMLDEKRKCVDHEEEKVEAMKNETQELLILETRLKLEIDMIRAEKEEIEKEADRLKAEKAKFETEWEVIDEKREELQKEAERVAEEKLAISKILKDSRDSLKAEKNAIQEEHKQNLESLSRDRETFMYEIEGERAEWFNKIQKERENFLQDVEMQKKELENRIEERREEIEIDLKEKEKAFEEHKKRELQDIASLRETLEKELEHVGLELNKLDAERKEINLDRERRDKEWAELNNAIEELKVQRLKLEKQRELLHADRKEILAQIEQLKKLEDVKIIPDRIATPKKLHSGLPSNEIEPSAKRFLKHASVLGSGLDGNGNTGVSKGTSSIMKGNGNSSSTLSTPFSWLKRCADTLLDRTPSNKRRREDGDFISQLTENGASCPLLPTPDAPDVEHLEVLPNQTHIAAEETTVYIDKIVTVHEVTEIDVRKVTEGSPGTLSGDSGRKVGNNGSLESDQNGKPEGRARRTRATRK